In Strix uralensis isolate ZFMK-TIS-50842 chromosome 18, bStrUra1, whole genome shotgun sequence, one DNA window encodes the following:
- the FITM2 gene encoding acyl-coenzyme A diphosphatase FITM2 encodes MERLERSGRWLRAALAAGRVRRRLPWLLLAIVLLGSALKDGDLVPETPMRNKRNPLNVYFVKVAWAWTLWLLLPFIAVTTYEFAKSKFLYGPTKSILMVLRRVSALLVGTAIWYVCTRLFMYVENLTGTCSTSGKLGDPRRLYATKQECHQDNGIWNGFDISGHCFLLSYCALMIVEEVAVLEGLSIDQNSKLHVVINVLFVSLCFLTMIWVFMFLCTAVYFHDFSQKLLGVLIGLSAWYGTYRFWYLKPFSPGLPLPNIPLSSKKYSYSR; translated from the exons atGGAGCGGCTGGAGCGGAGCGGCCGCTGGCTGCGGGCCGCGCTGGCCGCCGGGCGGGTGCGCCGCCGCCTGCCTTGGCTGCTGCTCGCCATCGTCCTCCTCGGGTCCGCCCTCAAGGACGGCGACCTGGTGCCCGAGACGCCCATGCGGAACAAGCGCAACCCGCTCAACGT ATACTTTGTGAAGGTGGCTTGGGCATGGACGTTGTGGCTTCTGCTGCCCTTCATCGCAGTCACCACCTACGAGTTTGCCAAGAGCAAGTTCCTCTATGGTCCCACGAAGAGCATTCTGATGGTGCTGCGGCGTGTCAGTGCGCTGCTGGTGGGCACTGCCATCTGGTATGTGTGCACCAGACTCTTCATGTATGTCGAGAATCTCACCGGCACGTGCTCTACCTCGGGTAAACTCGGCGACCCTCGCCGGCTGTACGCCACCAAGCAGGAGTGCCACCAGGACAACGGCATCTGGAATGGTTTTGATATCTCAGGGCACTGTTTCCTGCTCTCGTACTGTGCTCTGATGATTGTGGAGGAAGTGGCTGTGCTGGAAGGCTTGTCCATAGATCAGAACTCTAAGCTGCATGTTGTGATCAACGTCCTGTTTGTTTCCTTGTGTTTTCTCACCATGATCTGGGTGTTCATGTTTCTCTGTACTGCCGTGTATTTCCATGACTTCAGTCAAAAGCTCCTCGGTGTGCTGATAGGTCTGTCAGCTTGGTACGGGACATACAGATTTTGGTACTTGAAACCCTTTTCCCCTGGACTACCTCTTCCAAATATACCTTTGAGTTCAAAGAAATACAGTTACAgcagataa
- the R3HDML gene encoding peptidase inhibitor R3HDML, whose protein sequence is MTVLHLHLYLTALGFWMTQQSSSFLLPNATELLSPARGRATGLLWGVGVPRSRRKRYLSPRDMNVILDYHNQVRAQVSPPAANMEYMVWDERLARAAEAWAARCLWDHGPPQLMKYVGQNLSIHSGRYRSVVDMLKSWHQEKQHYSFPQPHECNPRCPSKCSGSVCSHYTQMVWASSSRLGCALGTCTNVRVWGSTWRHAVLLVCNYAIKGNWLGEAPYKVGQPCSACPPTYGGGCSNNMCFSGLKSNHVSWF, encoded by the exons ATGACTGTGCTCCACTTGCACCTGTACCTCACTGCCTTGGGCTTCTGGATGACACAGCAGTCCAGCTCCTTCTTGCTCCCCAACGCTACTGAGCTCCTGTCCCCCGCCAGGGGCAGAGCCACGGGCCTGCTGTGGGGCGTGGGGGTCCCCCGGAGCCGTCGGAAGCGATACCTCTCCCCCCGTGACATGAACGTGATTTTGGACTATCACAACCAAGTGCGGGCACAGGTCTCCCCCCCTGCTGCCAACATGGAGTATATG GTGTGGGACGAGCGGCTGGCCAGGGCAGCGGAGGCGTGGGCTGCGCGCTGCCTGTGGGACCACGGGCCCCCCCAGCTGATGAAATATGTGGGGCAGAACCTCTCCATCCACTCGGGCAG GTACCGCTCCGTCGTGGACATGCTGAAATCATGGCACCAGGAGAAGCAGCACTactccttcccccagccccacgaGTGCAACCCCCGCTGCCCCTCCAAATGCAGCGGCTCTGTCTGCAGCCACTACACGCAG ATGGTTTGGGCATCCTCCAGCCGCCTGGGCTGCGCCCTCGGCACCTGCACCAATGTGCGGGTGTGGGGCAGCACGTGGCGGCACGCCGTCCTCCTGGTCTGCAACTACGCCATCAA GGGCAACTGGCTGGGAGAAGCGCCATACAAGGTGGGGCAGCCATGCTCAGCCTGCCCCCCCACCTACGGCGGGGGCTGCTCCAACAACATGTGCTTCTCCGGACTCAAATCCAACCACGTCAGCTGGTTCTAG